A genomic segment from Pseudomonas sessilinigenes encodes:
- a CDS encoding AraC family transcriptional regulator: MEQTCQQVGYNDLSTFRSLFKRKTGLSLGDYQKRFRQVPVLGGG, translated from the coding sequence ATGGAGCAGACCTGCCAGCAGGTGGGCTACAACGATCTCAGCACCTTTCGCAGCCTGTTCAAGCGCAAGACCGGCCTGTCGCTGGGCGATTACCAGAAGCGTTTCAGGCAGGTGCCAGTACTGGGTGGAGGGTGA
- a CDS encoding AAA domain-containing protein — translation MNEHALKLATYWRNSLADAENGNGALDASQAEKLIEVPNCNVSSGRLPVELAEMLFMGEPQTAATIKVTLRPLVYYQRLEHGKARKDMPAVVTPLVCDVLVTRDGRLYPTSRVLLPRDILEPLDQDNFTIGTQADLDAFLSTEEVPCFEPLAAEQTQDEEEHHAQWRTYLHFCWKMLRTVSNGWKHNQDSLMHANHGLLSKEDKPSGFSQNIVRLYDYLRHQKPKAQLFERFAQHTPSLTEPCLAPHSGFAVRLAHAGDEYALASAQRDALTHLLVGEAGDVLAVNGPPGTGKTTLVLSVVASLWARAALAGGDPPVIVTSSTNNQAVTNIIAAFGKDFAHGCGPLAGRWLPEIKSFGAYFPKASAEKDMSNAYQTQAFLTGLESPAYLEQAQAQYLAKAIEAFPDAQEPGVRDVVERLREQIQVRHQQLLGIEQAWPALVAAREAVMMELGPTPQATIAQRELSCDEQRQQLCAAQQRLKNFRHYLAHESLFYTLFNWIGPVAAKRLRLAKLQLAETDPLLQGATSIAEIENYLTSAEAVALATLAERETRLRLGQQLLATEQRELATWRLKIAVLAQASEKPAAQVTLAECDVWADTSVRFEIFLLTTHYWEGRWLMELAEDLPTILKRRGKNGAKTIAGNWRRWMKLTPCVVATFFRLPAELLCKRHENGNFVDDYLVDFIDLLIVDEAGQVLPEVAAPSFALARQALVIGDTQQIEPIWSIPTSVDIGNLASAGLVERSQVKHGYAAFCNGGHSAASGSVMAVAQSASRYHYDPELARGMYLYEHRRCYDSIIAFCNALCYKGKLQPRRGQKPAGGLPGLGYLHIDGLCRQDNQGSRENLLEAQTIAAWIQANEAQLRQRYGNKELCEIVGVITPFSAQAATVAQACAALGIRAGKGASEITVGTVHSFQGAERPVVIFSAVYSKHDDGGFIDRRESMLNVAVSRAKDSFLVFGDMDLFSQVPPGKPRGLLAQFLLANPTNELQFAYQPREDLGTGLSHLHEWVEHDAFLAQTLRTARQQVQIVTPWVRLRCLHSTGALAHMRDTVQRGVQVEVYTDLLLNTEPTPSNPGGDPKKVQQFQSVLAELKAQAIQVRVVKKVHSKLLMADQELLCVGSFNWLSAQREGDFVRHETSMVYRGKAVRDEIEVNRNSLAKRVTPYT, via the coding sequence ATGAACGAACACGCACTGAAACTCGCCACCTACTGGCGAAACTCTCTGGCCGACGCAGAGAACGGCAACGGCGCACTGGACGCCAGCCAAGCCGAAAAACTCATCGAGGTTCCAAACTGCAACGTGTCGAGCGGACGCCTGCCAGTCGAGCTCGCCGAAATGCTGTTCATGGGTGAGCCGCAAACGGCTGCCACGATCAAGGTCACCCTGCGCCCACTGGTGTACTACCAGCGCCTGGAACACGGCAAGGCTCGCAAGGACATGCCGGCAGTGGTCACACCATTGGTCTGTGATGTACTGGTTACCAGGGACGGCCGCTTATACCCGACCTCCCGAGTACTCCTTCCCCGCGACATTCTCGAACCACTGGACCAAGACAATTTCACCATTGGTACCCAGGCAGACCTGGATGCATTCCTGTCCACCGAGGAGGTGCCCTGCTTCGAACCATTGGCTGCAGAGCAGACGCAGGATGAGGAGGAACATCACGCCCAGTGGCGAACCTACCTGCACTTTTGCTGGAAAATGCTTCGGACCGTCAGCAATGGCTGGAAACATAACCAAGACAGCCTGATGCATGCCAACCACGGCTTGTTATCCAAAGAGGACAAGCCGAGCGGTTTCAGCCAAAACATCGTGCGTCTCTACGACTACCTGCGCCACCAAAAACCCAAGGCACAGCTGTTCGAGCGCTTTGCCCAACACACTCCTTCTCTCACCGAACCCTGCCTGGCACCACACAGTGGCTTTGCCGTACGTCTTGCCCACGCTGGCGATGAATACGCCCTGGCTTCGGCCCAGCGGGACGCCTTGACCCATTTGCTGGTTGGCGAGGCAGGCGATGTATTAGCCGTCAATGGCCCTCCCGGTACGGGCAAGACCACCTTGGTGCTGTCAGTGGTAGCTTCCTTGTGGGCTCGAGCAGCGCTGGCCGGTGGCGATCCGCCAGTAATCGTCACCAGCTCCACTAACAACCAAGCCGTCACCAATATCATCGCCGCCTTCGGCAAGGACTTCGCTCACGGCTGCGGCCCGCTCGCCGGGCGCTGGCTGCCAGAGATCAAGAGCTTCGGTGCGTATTTCCCCAAGGCTTCAGCCGAAAAGGATATGTCGAACGCCTATCAGACCCAGGCCTTTCTCACCGGCCTGGAATCACCGGCGTATCTCGAACAGGCCCAAGCCCAATACCTGGCAAAGGCTATCGAGGCCTTTCCCGACGCCCAAGAGCCTGGTGTGCGCGATGTGGTCGAACGGTTGCGTGAACAGATCCAGGTTCGCCACCAGCAACTGCTCGGTATCGAACAGGCCTGGCCCGCTCTGGTTGCCGCGCGGGAGGCCGTTATGATGGAGCTTGGACCCACTCCCCAAGCTACGATTGCGCAACGCGAACTCTCCTGCGATGAGCAGCGTCAGCAGCTCTGTGCCGCACAACAGCGCTTGAAAAACTTTCGGCATTACCTAGCCCACGAATCGCTGTTCTATACCTTGTTCAACTGGATCGGACCGGTGGCCGCCAAGCGGTTGCGCCTGGCCAAGCTTCAATTGGCCGAGACCGACCCGTTACTCCAAGGCGCTACAAGTATCGCTGAGATCGAAAACTACCTGACGTCTGCCGAGGCCGTTGCGCTTGCCACCCTTGCCGAACGTGAAACACGTCTACGCCTCGGCCAACAATTGCTGGCCACAGAGCAACGCGAACTGGCGACATGGCGGTTGAAGATCGCTGTACTGGCGCAAGCCAGTGAAAAGCCGGCAGCGCAGGTCACTCTTGCCGAATGCGATGTCTGGGCCGACACCTCTGTGCGTTTCGAAATTTTCCTCCTGACCACCCACTACTGGGAGGGTCGCTGGCTAATGGAGCTTGCCGAAGACCTTCCGACGATCCTCAAGCGAAGAGGCAAGAACGGCGCGAAGACCATTGCCGGCAACTGGCGGCGCTGGATGAAGCTAACACCCTGCGTAGTCGCGACCTTCTTCCGCTTGCCGGCCGAACTACTGTGCAAACGTCACGAGAATGGCAACTTCGTCGATGATTACCTGGTTGATTTCATCGATCTGTTGATCGTCGATGAAGCTGGCCAGGTCCTGCCCGAAGTGGCCGCCCCATCGTTTGCCCTCGCCAGGCAGGCATTGGTAATCGGTGATACCCAGCAGATCGAGCCAATATGGTCGATCCCGACCAGCGTGGATATCGGTAACCTGGCCAGCGCCGGACTGGTGGAGCGAAGCCAGGTAAAACACGGCTATGCGGCTTTCTGCAACGGCGGCCACAGCGCGGCCAGCGGCAGTGTCATGGCTGTAGCCCAAAGTGCCAGCCGCTACCACTACGACCCTGAGCTTGCGCGCGGCATGTACCTGTATGAGCACCGCCGTTGCTACGACTCGATCATCGCCTTCTGCAACGCCCTTTGCTACAAGGGCAAGCTGCAGCCGCGTCGGGGGCAGAAACCTGCCGGCGGACTACCCGGACTCGGCTACTTGCATATCGACGGTCTCTGCCGACAGGACAATCAGGGCAGTCGCGAGAACCTGCTCGAGGCACAAACCATCGCCGCCTGGATTCAGGCCAATGAAGCCCAGCTCAGGCAACGTTACGGCAACAAGGAGTTGTGCGAGATCGTCGGGGTGATCACGCCTTTCAGTGCTCAAGCGGCCACCGTCGCGCAAGCCTGCGCAGCCCTTGGTATCCGCGCAGGCAAGGGCGCAAGTGAAATCACCGTGGGCACGGTGCATTCGTTCCAGGGTGCCGAACGGCCAGTGGTGATTTTTTCGGCGGTGTATTCCAAACACGACGACGGTGGCTTCATCGATCGTCGGGAGAGCATGCTCAATGTGGCGGTTTCCCGAGCCAAAGACAGTTTTCTGGTGTTTGGCGACATGGACCTGTTCAGCCAGGTGCCACCTGGAAAGCCACGTGGATTGCTAGCTCAGTTCCTGTTGGCAAACCCAACCAATGAGTTGCAGTTCGCCTACCAGCCCAGAGAGGATCTTGGTACTGGCCTGAGTCATCTACATGAATGGGTAGAACACGACGCATTCCTGGCACAAACATTACGGACAGCACGCCAGCAGGTGCAGATCGTTACGCCCTGGGTCCGGCTGCGTTGTCTGCACAGCACCGGTGCTTTGGCGCACATGCGCGATACGGTACAGCGTGGAGTACAGGTGGAGGTCTACACTGACCTGCTACTCAATACCGAGCCCACTCCCTCGAATCCCGGCGGAGATCCCAAGAAAGTGCAGCAGTTCCAGTCAGTACTAGCCGAACTCAAGGCTCAGGCCATTCAGGTGCGCGTGGTGAAAAAGGTACACAGCAAACTATTGATGGCTGATCAGGAATTGCTATGTGTAGGCTCATTCAATTGGCTGAGCGCCCAACGCGAGGGAGACTTCGTGCGCCATGAAACCTCCATGGTCTATCGCGGCAAGGCTGTCCGGGATGAGATCGAGGTCAATCGCAACAGCTTGGCGAAGCGGGTGACACCCTACACGTAA
- a CDS encoding TIGR02466 family protein — MPLANTLVDPQLINIRHLFATPVASLRHPDAQALNVQLKALIDSRMAQDLCGAQHSNDGGWQSPSDFNLWGGTACESLVQFAKDFASQLTAVHSEQYGLVEPNFEWKINAWVNVNQAGHANALHGHPGAFWSGVYWVDTGGREEQLQVGGDIEFIDPRGMIASTYNPALRMRIKDCLAAGFGITQVPESGTFLMFPSWLLHSVQRYSGNRPRISIAFNFGV, encoded by the coding sequence ATGCCTCTTGCCAACACCCTCGTGGACCCGCAACTGATCAATATCCGCCATCTGTTCGCCACGCCGGTAGCGAGCCTGCGCCACCCCGATGCCCAAGCGCTGAATGTGCAACTCAAGGCCCTGATCGACAGCCGCATGGCCCAGGACCTGTGTGGCGCGCAGCACAGCAACGACGGCGGCTGGCAATCGCCGAGCGATTTCAACCTCTGGGGAGGCACGGCTTGCGAATCCCTGGTGCAATTCGCCAAGGACTTCGCCAGCCAACTCACTGCGGTGCACAGCGAACAATACGGCCTGGTCGAACCCAACTTCGAGTGGAAGATCAACGCCTGGGTCAACGTCAATCAAGCCGGCCATGCCAATGCGCTGCATGGGCACCCCGGGGCATTCTGGTCCGGGGTCTATTGGGTCGATACCGGCGGGCGCGAAGAGCAACTGCAGGTGGGAGGCGATATCGAATTCATCGACCCCAGGGGCATGATCGCCTCGACTTACAACCCGGCACTGCGCATGCGCATCAAGGACTGTTTGGCTGCGGGCTTTGGCATCACCCAAGTTCCGGAAAGTGGCACCTTCCTGATGTTTCCCTCATGGCTTTTGCATTCGGTGCAACGCTATTCAGGCAACCGGCCAAGAATATCCATCGCTTTCAACTTCGGTGTTTGA
- a CDS encoding DUF2388 domain-containing protein: MKRPNFPRLLCVVCGLMSMHAHATSFVMTTDISVSLTMSASKGTSGSFKDDKIVLAAKDDAAAFVASDGDIRGVRIEAAFARIRQVTGDSQLSDLQLARAILAL, from the coding sequence ATGAAACGGCCAAACTTTCCCCGCCTGTTATGTGTTGTTTGCGGCCTGATGAGCATGCATGCCCACGCCACCAGTTTCGTCATGACCACCGATATTTCGGTCAGTCTCACCATGAGTGCGTCCAAAGGCACTAGCGGCTCGTTCAAGGACGACAAGATCGTGCTGGCGGCCAAGGATGACGCAGCGGCATTCGTTGCCAGTGACGGCGATATTCGCGGGGTCCGCATTGAAGCGGCATTCGCCAGGATTCGCCAAGTAACGGGGGACTCGCAGCTCTCGGACCTGCAACTAGCCAGAGCCATCCTGGCGCTTTAA